In a single window of the Acidimicrobiales bacterium genome:
- a CDS encoding DUF6112 family protein, whose protein sequence is MPTSAEPTSAPAVRPRRGRARCRPIGLVGAAAAWTFTVPGLAQAATSTPPTTSGGSSLPAISPNGSTLPGTGTLVQLLGGLQMDAVLAAIAGIVIGAAVWALSSHSGQYQGVSRGRAAVLVSALAAVLIGFGPQAVQVLFHVGQAAR, encoded by the coding sequence ATGCCGACATCCGCCGAGCCCACCTCCGCCCCCGCGGTCCGACCCCGTAGGGGTCGAGCACGGTGCCGGCCGATCGGCCTGGTAGGGGCGGCGGCGGCCTGGACCTTCACCGTTCCTGGGCTGGCCCAGGCGGCCACGTCAACACCGCCCACGACATCCGGCGGTTCCTCCCTTCCGGCCATCAGCCCGAACGGCTCCACCCTTCCTGGCACCGGGACCCTGGTCCAACTGCTCGGTGGGCTCCAGATGGATGCGGTCCTGGCCGCCATCGCCGGGATCGTCATCGGGGCCGCCGTCTGGGCGCTGTCGTCCCACTCGGGGCAGTACCAAGGGGTGAGCCGGGGCCGAGCCGCCGTGCTCGTTTCCGCCCTCGCGGCGGTCCTGATCGGATTCGGGCCCCAGGCGGTCCAGGTCCTGTTCCACGTGGGCCAGGCCGCCCGGTGA